The Piliocolobus tephrosceles isolate RC106 unplaced genomic scaffold, ASM277652v3 unscaffolded_3576, whole genome shotgun sequence genome contains a region encoding:
- the LOC111532950 gene encoding uncharacterized protein CXorf49-like, which produces LPTQKPELISLSVRRGEYSSGDPNIRAPQVLGTSQPSAFTLRRLVPRCYAPSGDQQPLVHPPRPERQQQPPGAPGCPRCILLQMEIDDLRDQLAAMQFLTDKFQEL; this is translated from the exons CTTCCCACACAGAAGCCAGAGCTGATTTCCCTGTCTGTGCGTCGTGGAGAATACAGCAGTGGTGACCCCAACATCAGAGCTCCTCAAGTACTAGGAACCTCACAGCCCTCGGCCTTTACCTTGAGACGCCTAGTGCCCAGATGCTATGCACCCTCCG gtGACCAGCAGCCACTTGTCCATCCCCCAAGACCAGAAAGGCAGCAGCAGCCCCCGGGAGCCCCGGGCTGCCCTCGG TGCATCCTGCTGCAGATGGAAATTGATGACCTTAGAGACCAACTAG CGGCCATGCAGTTCCTCACTGACAAGTTCCAGGAGCTTTGA